A window of Maioricimonas rarisocia genomic DNA:
CAATCTGACCGACGTCGACCTCGGCAAGCCGGTTCAGGACATGCTGATCGATGTTCGGCATGAGCCCGGCTACCGCCTGCCGCACCCGGTCAAGCACGTCGAGTACACCGAGACCCACCCGGTCCATCGTCCGGGCGAAGTCTCCTTGCCGGCCTGGGCTGCTCCGCAGGCTGGTGGTGCCATGCCGTACCCGACTCCGGCCGGCCCGCACCATCACTGATTGTGACGTTTCATGACGGTGCTCCATGATCCGCTCTTCGCGGGCGGGTCATGGACGCCGACCCGGGCGGCCGGTCACTGCCGCTGACCTGGTCAGCATTCACCCGTGTGGCTGCCGTCCTGCTTCGGACCACCCGTCGCCCCGACTTCCAAGAGCACAGCATCACTGCCATGTCGGATCTCCTGGCCAGATTGTTTGCGGTCGCCCTTGTCAGCGGACTGTTCGTCCCCGGCCTGGCCGCCCATGCTCAGGAGTCGGGGTATTATTACCCGCTCAACCAGCGGCTCCCGCTGGGCAAAGCGGCCGCGTGGAACGCAACGATTCACCGCGGGATGTACGGCCACACGCAGGCAGTCCGATTCGGGCTGCCGAGCGAAGGCCACATCAGCTTCTTTGACGGACGTGCCCCGCAAGGCGTGCTCACGCATGCTCCCAGCCAGGTCGGCCTGCTGGTGGGCAACGTCTACCGGATCAAGATCAGCGGCATGCCGGAGTTTCCCGGCATCGAGCTGTACCCGACGATTGAACTGCTCGACCGGCTGCATCCGCCCCCGGGACAGGAACAGAACTTCCCGGTCCCTGTCACGTTCACGATCGAAGAGATCGAGACCGCGCTGCAGGACCGGATGGTCACCAAAGTCGTCTATCTCGAACAGCCTCAGGTGGCAGCACCTTTCGAGCAGCAGGGAACACCTCACATCGAGGATCTCCCTCCGTCGTCAAATCTGCTCGAAGCGGCCGATCTGCGAGGGCGTCCCATCGCCATCGTGCGACTCGGCGGACGCATCCCCGATGCCAATGCCGGAGCGGCTTTCTTCGGACCGCCCGTTCCGGTTGTGTTTCCGCCTCAGCCGCAGCAGGTACCGACGCAGCAGCCACCGGCGCAGCCATAACGGCACCCTCCGGGCTCTGGCCCGCACAGCTTCATGTGAACCATGACCGACTCCATTCGTTCAATTCGACGCTCGCGGGCTCGCACGCTCTTTCGCAGGGCCGTCCTCGCCGCCGGTCTCTGGGGAGGTTCCGCCGGACTGCTGCTGTGCACCAGCTCCTGCCGGACGCCCACCGCCTGGCAGCCGTCACAGCCCGCCCGCCCGATCGCCAGTCAGACGGACGAACTGCCGCACGCGGCTCCTGTGGCCACCATGCCGCAGTCGGTGGCTCAGGCGGACTCTTCAGTGAGTCAGGACGTCCAGCACGCGAACGCAACAGAGCCGGCCGCATCGCCGTCGATGATTCAGCAGACCACCTGGGTGCCGCCTGTGCCCCGGATGCCCGCCTCGGCGATCGCACCGCCGGCAGGAACGCAGCAGATCCCGTCGGACGATCGTGCCGGCGTCGCGGCCGTTCGCCCGATCTCACATGAGATCGAGCCCCGGACCGCGGTCGTTGCGGAAGTCTGCCCGCCCGGTTACCCGGGGGTGCCGAACACCTGCCCGCCCGGAGCGGCATGTCCTCCCTCGTATGCGGTCGTGCCGCCCGGCTACGAACGGTGGGAGTACGGTGACGAGTACCTCTGCGACGGTGGGGACCGTGGACTGCCGGTCCACTACGACGGCTTCGGACGCCGCGGCCTCGAAACCGAAGATACGATCGGCGAGTTCAAGGACCATACGGGCGAACCGCACGTCCGTCCCAGCAGTCGCGTCTGCATCTACGCACCGCGGTTTGCCGAAGTCCGGACCGCCTCCCTGCCGGTGACCGACATCGCCGTCAACAAGCTGGCGGCGAATCAGGACCGGATCGGCCCCGGTGGCTTTGACACCCGCCTGATTCCCGGGCAGCAGGAACAGACCGACGAACTGCGCGGCGTCGAGATGCGTTCGCGTGCCAGTGGTGTCGACGTCGACATGACCGACAGTGCCATGGCGAAGGTCGACCGGCTCGACAGCCACGTCAAACTGGTCAACGTCTACGAAGATCTGTCGTTTGCGAAAGACGTGCAGATCGATCAACTCGATGTCGCTGTCGTCGACGATGCCCTCCAGAACGCCCTCGCCTGGTCGGGTGATACCATCACCTACATCATCGCACACAATCGGAAGGGGCAGGAGCTGACGTCACAGTTCAAGGCCGAAGAATACGTCGGCATCGAAGACAAGCGAACGCCCGGCGACCTGAAGATCATCAAGCTGGCCGACCGCAAGACGGCCCAACCCGGCGACGTGGTCACCTTCAAGATCCACTTCGAAAACATCGGTGGGCGTGAACTGTTCGAAGTCCGCATCGTCGACAACCTGACGCCGCGACTGCAGTACATTGAAGGATCCGCCACTTCCGAACTCGAAGGCCGCGTGCAGATCGAGGACAACGGCGAAGGAAGCCAGATCCTGACGTTCGAACTCTTCGAACCGCTGCCGGGCGAAACGTCCGGTACTGTGACCTTCGAGTGTCGCGTGCGGTAACCGGCACAACGTTGCCGGCGTCCCCGCGACAACACGAGACTGTGCGGATTCCCGCAATTCCGAACCTGTCATGAGATTTCATGGCAGGTTTTTTCGTGGAATCACAGCGTGGTCGCGAGAGCGGTCAGTCCATCTCGGTCCCGTCCCAGGCGTCGCCGAAGATCTTGTTCCCCATGTCGGTATAGGGGTTGCGGAAACTGTCGCGATAAACGCTTCCTGCTGCGGTCACACAGTGGGCCCCGGCAAGCGCCACATCACCGATCTGGCGTGTGTTGCGGATGGCCGCTGCGATGATCTGCGTCGGGTACCCGAAGTTGTCCAGCATCACCGCGCAGTCAGCGATGAGATCCACGCCGGCGTCGCCGTGATTCTCCTTCCAGCCGACGAATGGACTGACGTACGTCGCTCCATTGCGGGCCGCATGCCAGGCCTGCGAGACCGAAAAGACCAGCGTGACGTTCGTCTGGATCTCCCGCTGCGTCAGCTCCTGCACGGCACGGAAGCCGTCTTCACCCGCGGCCAGCTTGATGACGAAATTCGGCGAGATCTCGGCCAGGCGGCTCGCTTCGTCGACCATCCGCGTCCAGTCGTTCAGTCGTGGATTGACCTGCACGCTGACCGGAGTCTCCGTATCCTTGACCAGGTCGGCAATCTCTTCCAGGACTGTGAGATACGCCTTGCCCGAGTTCTTGACGTGACGCGGGTTCGTCGTGATCCCGTCGATGTTCCAGTACTCCAGGGCGTAGGCAATCTCGTCCGTTTCGGCACTATCCAGAAAAAGCTGCATCGAGGTGACGTCTCCGCCGGCATGCCGGCAACAGGTTCTGGCGAGCTCATCGCCCGTGGGAACCCGTCCCGCAGGCGGCCGGATGCGTCACGTTGCGGTGCGTCCGGGCATTTGCGATAAGGTCTGCATGATCACGAACTTTCCTGAATTCCTCAACGTCGGGCCGGATGAACTCCCACAGGGACATTCCGTCAAGATCCGTGTTCTGACAGACATGGCGTCGGTCGCTGCCGACATGGCCGCAACGATGCTCCAGGCGATCGAGTCCGCCGCAGCAGAGGGACACCCGGCGACGCTGATCGTCCCCGTCGGCCCGGTCGACCAGTACCCGCT
This region includes:
- a CDS encoding DUF11 domain-containing protein; the encoded protein is MTDSIRSIRRSRARTLFRRAVLAAGLWGGSAGLLLCTSSCRTPTAWQPSQPARPIASQTDELPHAAPVATMPQSVAQADSSVSQDVQHANATEPAASPSMIQQTTWVPPVPRMPASAIAPPAGTQQIPSDDRAGVAAVRPISHEIEPRTAVVAEVCPPGYPGVPNTCPPGAACPPSYAVVPPGYERWEYGDEYLCDGGDRGLPVHYDGFGRRGLETEDTIGEFKDHTGEPHVRPSSRVCIYAPRFAEVRTASLPVTDIAVNKLAANQDRIGPGGFDTRLIPGQQEQTDELRGVEMRSRASGVDVDMTDSAMAKVDRLDSHVKLVNVYEDLSFAKDVQIDQLDVAVVDDALQNALAWSGDTITYIIAHNRKGQELTSQFKAEEYVGIEDKRTPGDLKIIKLADRKTAQPGDVVTFKIHFENIGGRELFEVRIVDNLTPRLQYIEGSATSELEGRVQIEDNGEGSQILTFELFEPLPGETSGTVTFECRVR
- a CDS encoding transaldolase family protein, with the translated sequence MQLFLDSAETDEIAYALEYWNIDGITTNPRHVKNSGKAYLTVLEEIADLVKDTETPVSVQVNPRLNDWTRMVDEASRLAEISPNFVIKLAAGEDGFRAVQELTQREIQTNVTLVFSVSQAWHAARNGATYVSPFVGWKENHGDAGVDLIADCAVMLDNFGYPTQIIAAAIRNTRQIGDVALAGAHCVTAAGSVYRDSFRNPYTDMGNKIFGDAWDGTEMD